A single window of uncultured Pseudodesulfovibrio sp. DNA harbors:
- a CDS encoding ATP-binding cassette domain-containing protein, producing the protein MIVLNDIHKHYGRVRANDGISLTLEPGRIYALVGENGAGKSTLMRVLAGHTRPTSGTLEIGGETISHLTPTLAREKGVGMLYQDPLDFPAMPVWENFQLGAPKRSKQEVVDVIGELSYRLDACFLPDEPVSSLTVGERQLLELLRLLDLGATTLILDEPTTGITPEQKQDLFDLLMKLAREEGHTIILVTHKLSEAFEMADSIFIMRQGALVSTLEPPYDEKELVHLMFGEAAEGEVAALPELPPEDTPPRLAMRDTLFAGPKYSMGNLNFTARPGECIGLAGLDGSGQELFLRGLCGLDRMPDGAFDLDNATYRSNDFATLRKAGVQFVPADRLQMALFPALNLMEHITLAFPDKKGDLTDFYQSQCVDGFNLRAHPETQANELSGGNQQRLLLSLIPNDTKLLLMEHPTRGLDAGSARQVWNHLKTRCADGSTLIFFSPDLDEVLEHSHRVIVFYDRAIAAVVEGDDISMEVIGALMAGKSMEDIKESNS; encoded by the coding sequence ACACAAACACTACGGCCGGGTTCGGGCCAACGACGGCATAAGCCTGACCCTCGAACCCGGCCGCATTTACGCCCTCGTGGGTGAGAATGGGGCTGGAAAGTCCACGCTCATGCGCGTGCTGGCAGGACATACCCGTCCCACATCCGGTACGCTGGAAATCGGCGGGGAGACCATCTCCCACCTCACTCCTACATTGGCTCGAGAAAAAGGCGTCGGCATGCTCTATCAGGACCCGCTCGACTTCCCTGCCATGCCTGTATGGGAGAATTTTCAGCTCGGTGCGCCCAAACGATCCAAGCAGGAAGTGGTCGATGTCATCGGCGAGCTGTCGTACCGGCTGGACGCCTGTTTCCTGCCGGACGAGCCTGTCTCGTCTCTGACTGTAGGCGAGCGCCAGTTGCTGGAGCTTCTGCGTTTGCTCGACCTCGGAGCGACCACCCTGATTCTGGACGAACCGACCACTGGCATCACCCCGGAACAAAAACAGGACCTTTTCGATCTGCTGATGAAGCTTGCTCGGGAAGAGGGACACACCATTATTCTGGTGACGCACAAGCTCTCCGAGGCTTTCGAGATGGCGGACTCCATCTTCATCATGCGCCAAGGGGCTTTGGTATCGACCCTTGAACCGCCCTACGATGAAAAAGAACTTGTTCATCTCATGTTTGGCGAGGCCGCTGAAGGAGAAGTCGCCGCACTGCCGGAACTTCCCCCTGAGGATACGCCCCCGCGACTTGCCATGCGTGACACGTTGTTCGCTGGTCCCAAATATTCCATGGGTAACTTGAATTTTACGGCCCGCCCCGGTGAATGTATCGGGCTGGCAGGACTGGACGGATCGGGGCAGGAACTGTTCCTGCGCGGCTTATGCGGCCTGGACCGTATGCCTGACGGCGCTTTTGATCTGGACAACGCCACATACCGATCCAACGACTTTGCAACTTTGCGCAAGGCGGGGGTCCAATTCGTCCCTGCGGACCGACTGCAAATGGCCCTGTTCCCAGCCCTCAATCTCATGGAACACATCACTCTCGCCTTCCCGGACAAAAAAGGCGACCTGACAGACTTCTACCAGTCCCAGTGTGTTGACGGATTCAACCTCCGTGCCCACCCCGAAACTCAGGCCAATGAACTGTCCGGCGGTAACCAACAGCGGCTCCTGCTGTCGCTCATCCCGAATGACACCAAACTGTTGCTCATGGAACACCCCACTCGCGGCCTCGATGCCGGTTCTGCCCGTCAGGTCTGGAACCACCTCAAGACCCGTTGTGCCGACGGTTCCACACTGATTTTCTTTTCCCCGGATCTCGACGAAGTGCTGGAACACAGTCACCGGGTTATTGTTTTCTATGACAGAGCTATTGCCGCTGTGGTGGAAGGTGACGACATTTCCATGGAAGTAATCGGTGCGCTCATGGCCGGTAAAAGCATGGAAGATATCAAGGAGAGCAACTCATGA